A portion of the Sabethes cyaneus chromosome 3, idSabCyanKW18_F2, whole genome shotgun sequence genome contains these proteins:
- the LOC128742366 gene encoding actin-binding protein IPP encodes MPPLNSYNGNGTTSDIICSLSQSQMAIDQTNESAPGGRPPIFSCSQYPQKVLLNLNALRQNTRFCDVEIVVGSTTIQAHRAVLSAASAYFEAMFRPELGLSEGKQKSVTLHSIRADILILLVDFIYTGQVEIKQSNVQELLAAADMIQLPEVVDGCCEYLCRELHSSNALGILRFAEAHNCRHLAEAAATYVYTNFPKVALEDELLDIPHMMLMKVISSESLRVDSEFQVFKAALRWIKHDVVPRRRYVFEILTHVRLALVPVGLIDQAIAECRDVSLKIALRSVRKDLTSKRGQLVPLRVCPRVCAKKSIYIIGGSRREQSAGWTPADCIFESVIKYDIFRREWIESAPMQIGRILPGVASLGGKIFVIGGERGSQILANGEVYDTQNNNWEAMAPMIVPRCEFGLCALGGTLYAMGGWIGEDIGGSIECYDPMKNTWRMVGDLPEPRFSMGVVSFEGLIYIVGGCTTSSRHLPDLISYNPVTHEWNSLARMRTARCQMGVAILDRHLYVVGGNSSQQEVLCTVEKYSFDDNLWSVVAPMSVSRASPAVAAADGLLYVAGGDQPCEINFYRAQVTISSFECYDPINDHWKQCPDLPTSRSEAGAVVV; translated from the exons ATGCCACCATTGAACAGCTACAATGGCAATGGCACCACAAGTGATATTATCTGCTCACTCTCCCAATCGCAAATGGCCATTGATCAGACGAACGAAAGTGCCCCTGGGGGGCGGCCACCCATTTTCAGCTGTTCACAGTACCCACAGAAGGTACTGCTAAATCTGAACGCACTGCGCCAAAATACGCGCTTCTGTGATGTGGAAATTGTGGTCGGCAGCACAACGATCCAAGCCCACCGAGCAGTGCTGAGTGCTGCTTCCGCTTACTTCGAGGCAATGTTCCGCCCCGAGCTGGGACTAAGTGAAGGCAAACAGAAGTCAGTCACGTTACACTCCATCCGGGCGGATATACTGATACTACTGGTCGATTTCATCTATACAGGACAGGTGGAAATTAAACAG agcaacgtCCAGGAATTGCTGGCTGCAGCAGATATGATACAACTGCCAGAAGTTGTTGACGGATGCTGCGAATATCTATGCCGTGAACTTCATTCTTCCAATGCACTAGGAATACTACGCTTCGCAGAGGCGCACAATTGTCGACATCTGGCGGAGGCGGCCGCCACGTACGTGTACACAAACTTTCCTAAGGTTGCCCTCGAGGATGAACTGCTGGACATTCCACACATGATGCTAATGAAAGTGATTTCCTCCGAATCATTGAGAGTAGATAGTGAATTTCAAGTGTTTAAGGCTGCTCTGCGCTGGATCAAGCACGATGTCGTACCTCGCAGGCGTTATGTTTTCGAGATATTAACGCACGTTCGTTTGGCATTAGTTCCTGTTGGTCTTATTGATCAAGCTATTGCTGAGTGCCGTGACGTCTCGCTGAAGATTGCGCTGAGATCAGTTCGGAAAGATTTAACCTCCAAGCGGGGCCAGTTAGTGCCGCTTCGCGTTTGTCCTCGGGTTTGTGCCAAAAAGAGTATCTACATCATTGGGGGATCGCGTCGAGAGCAATCCGCAGGATGGACACCGGCAGATTGTATTTTTGAGAGTGTCATCAAGTATGACATATTTCGACGTGAGTGGATTGAGTCGGCTCCGATGCAGATCGGAAGAATTTTGCCAGGGGTGGCATCGCTTGGTGGAAAGATTTTCGTAATCGGAGGCGAACGTGGTAGTCAAATACTAGCGAACGGAGAAGTTTACGACACGCAAAATAATAATTGGGAAGCAATGGCACCGATGATTGTGCCCAGATGCGAGTTTGGACTTTGCGCTTTGGGTGGAACTTTGTATGCGATGGGAGG aTGGATTGGAGAGGATATTGGAGGTTCTATTGAGTGTTATGATCCAATGAAAAATACTTGGAGAATGGTTGGAGACTTACCGGAGCCTAGATTCAGCATGGGTGTTGTCAGCTTCGAAG GTCTCATATACATCGTCGGTGGTTGCACAACCTCCAGTCGCCATTTGCCAGATTTGATAAG TTACAACCCGGTCACGCATGAATGGAATTCGCTTGCTCGGATGCGAACGGCACGCTGCCAGATGGGTGTGGCGATACTGGACCGCCATCTGTACGTGGTCGGTGGAAACAGCAGTCAGCAGGAGGTCCTCTGTACGGTCGAAAAGTATTCGTTCGACGATAACCtgtggtccgtggtggcaccgATGTCGGTGAGCCGGGCCAGTCCTGCGGTTGCTGCAGCGGATGGTTTGCTTTATGTGGCTGGGGGTGACCAACCGTGCGAGATTAACTTTTACCGTGCCCAGGTGACGATATCTTCCTTTGAGTGCTATGATCCCATCAATGATCACTGGAAACAGTGCCCCGATCTGCCAACCAGTCGCTCCGAAGCGGGAGCGGTTGTGGTTTAA
- the LOC128742604 gene encoding nuclear distribution protein nudE-like 1-A, which produces MDQENIFSSVEEECLYWKERCLKLKQERSDVQREFDDFTEESRQLEAELEMTVEQQEKKIRDLNQLVSQLRVECESYKRKATNTENESNKIDADYKQLMKENEKFKVYIRELEQKNDDLERANRVASESVAEFESMLNQAYEKNALLELEVDEKERMQIKLQRLMDEARDLKQELKVRNFPKLEPDDDTPTDIKDLEDKNTEGSSDTKFTTLNNTTANLCLNTNKLENINNNINSNKKSDGIIVALTKSTSKLDLESMPGSLDNVVTHIDEDTLQQKLIIERNGNINATSALIPSVLNAPMAPSDRVSTLSIVADLLRRLDNMEAKLKAWKCRKPSSRTNLASSANHRHSHSQLNHQLQHLHSSQHQLQSSTAAAGGMTGGTPGDSNVSLNSVGSGDSCCNVQLHSYQPGMSTIGTQTSHQQQQNQQKAELRTNK; this is translated from the coding sequence ATGGACCaggaaaatattttctctagtGTCGAAGAAGAGTGTTTGTATTGGAAGGAAAGGTGTTTGAAGTTAAAACAGGAACGTAGTGATGTACAAAGAGAATTTGATGATTTCACCGAGGAGTCACGGCAGCTGGAAGCGGAACTTGAGATGACGGTCGAACAACAGGAGAAAAAGATACGCGATTTAAATCAACTTGTAAGTCAGCTTCGGGTAGAGTGTGAGTCATATAAACGGAAGGCGACGAATACAGAAAATGAATCCAACAAAATTGATGCTGATTATAAACAGCTgatgaaagaaaatgaaaagttCAAGGTTTATATCCGTGAGCTAGAGCAAAAGAACGATGACTTGGAGCGGGCTAACCGGGTGGCAAGCGAAAGCGTAGCAGAATTCGAATCAATGCTCAATCAGGCGTACGAGAAAAATGCTCTTCTGGAACTAGAGGTAGACGAGAAAGAACGTATGCAAATTAAGCTACAACGTTTAATGGACGAAGCGCGCGACTTGAAGCAAGAATTAAAAGTAAGAAACTTTCCAAAATTGGAGCCAGATGATGACACGCCGACTGATATAAAGGATCTCGAAGATAAAAACACGGAGGGTTCAAGCGACACAAAATTTACGACACTGAACAACACCACCGCAAATCTATGCCTCAATACAAACAAACTAGAAAACATAAACAATAATATCAACAGCAACAAGAAGTCGGATGGCATTATTGTAGCCCTAACGAAATCTACCAGTAAACTTGACTTGGAATCCATGCCCGGATCCCTAGATAATGTCGTAACTCACATTGACGAAGATACTCTCCAGCAAAAGCTAATTATCGAACGCAACGGAAACATTAATGCTACATCTGCGTTGATTCCCAGTGTTTTAAACGCGCCAATGGCCCCGAGTGATCGTGTGTCTACATTGAGCATCGTTGCGGACCTACTTCGGCGGCTAGATAACATGGAAGCAAAGTTAAAAGCCTGGAAATGTCGCAAGCCATCGTCTCGCACCAATCTTGCGTCAAGTGCAAACCATCGACACAGTCACAGCCAGTTGAATCATCAGCTTCAACATCTTCATTCCTCACAGCATCAACTGCAGAGTTCCACGGCTGCAGCTGGCGGGATGACCGGAGGGACGCCCGGTGACAGTAATGTTTCGCTCAATTCCGTTGGCAGTGGAGACAGCTGTTGCAATGTTCAGCTGCACTCGTACCAGCCGGGAATGTCCACCATCGGTACGCAAACCTCCCACCAGCAGCAACAGAATCAGCAGAAAGCCGAACTTCGgacgaataaataa